Sequence from the Pecten maximus chromosome 8, xPecMax1.1, whole genome shotgun sequence genome:
AAACAACAGCATAACTCAACAGCAGCAAAAGCAGCAACAACAAAACAAGATGGCGTGGACAGATGTATTACAAGCAATTCTCGTGCTGCCGTTCACTGCAGGAAATTCGAGGACCGTTCGGAACCGACCATTGGATTTAGACGGAACTTCATCTACTGTTGTTGTTAGAATGTTCTTTTTCTCCTTAATCTTTCTGCTGGTGACGACCATGACGGACCCAGAACACACCTTGATTAAGTTCGTTTGGGTACAAATCTTTTTGTCCATTGTCGTCTCCCTTGGTTTGCTGTCCTGTATAATTGCTGTCGTTGTCATCAAGATCAAAGGTTTTCACTCCATCATGGTGCCACGAAGAGATGTCTCGACTTCTCGTTTTCAAATGACTGTTCTATGGGTGTTTGGGGTCTTGTCTGTCACTTTTAGCTTCCTGAAGAGCGGCCATATAGTAGAGTGTATCCATATTCAAGGACCAAATTTCACCGATGACGTCCATGTCATGGAGTGTGTATACTACGGAATCATCTTCGTGTTGTTGCCTGTTCAGATGTTAACTCTTACCTATCTGACGCCGTACCGATTCAAAAGGTCCTTACGGATTCAGTATATGATACTTTTAGTTCTAGCTTCTAACCTGACGATGTGGGTTTACGCTTTAATGGACCATAATACTAACTCAAAGGAAAAACTTGGAAACGACACGTGGCATACCAATTGTACAAACTTAACATTTACACGTATGCTccatgtttcagatcaaattctTCCACCGATATTCTTGGAATACTCCATGTTAGCAATTACGATGACACAAAATCTGTCCATGAAATGGGAAACGTACAATGACGAAAGGGAACACGAAGATATAGAAATCCACAGTTTAACAGAAACAAATGAGGTGATAACTTCAGAGGAATCTCGGGATTCCACTGTTCAAAATGACGCTGAAACTCCATTATTATCCGGGAGTGGTACTACAGTTAAGAGAAAACAAAGACaatctgttttgttttatataagttTCATGTTGTCCTGTTTAGTTGGCGTCAGTATTTTTATTGGATATATTGTCCGAGTTACCGGtcatacacaaataacaaaagGATGGCTTCTTTGTTTGGAATTCGTAGTTGCTATTATGATGACTGTATGTACATTTACTGGGTATTTTTTAGTGACAAGAGACACTCGTCCTCCACTCAAGTCCAAGTCTATTTCCGGAGGTGAATACGTCTTCATTATCTCCGCAATTGGAGCACTGACTGGAAGTTTACTGCGAATACTAGCTTCAATCAAAATGGAATATCCGAGCTCTCTTTTCCTGCCTTCACGGGTAATGTTTTGTATACTTTGCTACCTACAGACTGTGCTGATCCTGCATGCTAGCCGCTGTAACCCAAAGCGTCACCACCGGACCACTTCGTTGAAGGGTGTTTTACTTTTACTGTCTTTGTACAATTGCGGAATTTGGATCGTCGATAGTTTTATAATCGGCAGTCATCCTGATTTAGATAAGGCCGAAAACGAGATACTAGGTCCAGCCATGTTGAAAATGAGTCACAATGTTTGTCATCCTTTGGATGTCTTCTTTAGATTTGCCTCGGCACTAGAACTGTATGAATTGTATAAGAAATTTGGGACCTAAACAAGTATTTGGTTCCttcagacaacatctataaATGAGGACCAAATAGGGATTGAATggtgtttttattgcgtttatGGTGGTAGgaacgcaatgggatacagacatattctatatCGCGCGTTTATACTATATACTTAATATGTCTGTATCCTATTTCTTTCATACCAATGTAGacgcaataaaaacaccgtTCCATGCATATATTTGCATTAAACACATCGTTGAAATACtgtacgaagaaaataaaagtcgtGATGTGTTGCGAGGTTGGTGACTATGGCagccgtggttgctaagataatatagttccaaTGAATCTACGTAAAGGaaccagtattgttaacaaaatgaaaagaaacaactcaacatttttgtttaatatattttacgTTTTCAACGGCTTGATATATTCAAAATCCGCAATTTCCGTTTCGGATTAACGACTAAAGTATGTTGTCAAGCACTGCGgttattgacacagatttagtgGTGACGTGGTTGAAAGTTCTAtaggaactgtacgcttcagcgATTTGTTGTAagcttacctcgtggagaagttaaatattcactcatttccgcaatcttcagtttattttttggcaaaatactcacttgacattaGCTTTTTCACACAGATCATtgggtaacaggagaaaacgctaaattgcattgatcagtcctttgaaaatggcgccgtctagttgacgttcaGGTAACGCCACAAAGAGACAACGTCAAGACGATTATGTTACTGATTGCCGCGCTTATTAATCCATTGAGGCTTTTTATCATTGCGTTTACGCTAATTTTaacgcagtcagagtttactacACTTAAGaaggagagatgtaaatatagtGATCTGGTCACTTGTGCATGAGGGATAAATTCACAAGTAGACAAATTAAATAAGACTAAAATTACGAAATATACCGTCGTTAAGGTACATGTCCACACATCTGATATAAAATCTCCATTCAggtttattttacctgtaaacccaGGGCTTCTTACGAAGCGACTACGGTAATCACACCTGGCCGTATATGCCCAGGGCTACTGAGACAACACTCTCATTGAATCCTATTGTAACACCTTCATGCTTGACCGCAGACACCTTACTGGCTTCCAAACAGGGTTTGCTGGTGAGGTACTGCATTGGGTATTTAACGAAACTGAAACATGTTGTTATGCAAGATtccattgaaaatatatactgtacccgCAGTGGACCCCAGGTTACCTTGCACTTTTACAATCCAAGGACATAACCATTTGTATATTTCACCTATACATTGCCCAATATTAGCAAATACAATAGCATGAAttatttcctttcaaaaaaatccagagccatttctggaactagcatcattataaaaataaatcaagttGTTGATCCATTTGTCTGAAAGGTActgctatcaatattttatctgagtattgattataaataccaaaaaataattgacatgtCTTTTTAATGATAGTAACCGTGTAAATGGTAATAAGTTGCGTACCTATCGcctatataaaaatgaaattagtacaagtttttatgttaaaaatattagaaatagaTCACACAGAAgaattttatctaattttagaAGTGGTGATCTGCCATTAGCTATAGAAACGGGTAGATACGCCAGGCCAATAATTCCTTTACAAGAaaggaaatgtatatattgtacatcaaatcatgTTGAGGATGAAACTCACTTTTTTATTGATTGCGATTTTTACTCTGACTTGAGacttttagtttttaataaagCAGAAGctaatttacagaattttaatgctttaaacagcagataaattaatatttcttataAAAGAAGATAATTTGCAAAAGGATGTCGCCAGGttaatgtttgatatgtaccaaagaagacaaaactttttatcaataagTCTTAATGTTAATTGACTCTCAAGATTTTACTGTagtagtgtctcataagccaaatatggctgggttttgatgcattttaacgtttttaatgaaatgatgcttgtattttatgtatattttatgtatcaataCGCGACA
This genomic interval carries:
- the LOC117332509 gene encoding uncharacterized protein LOC117332509; this translates as MAWTDVLQAILVLPFTAGNSRTVRNRPLDLDGTSSTVVVRMFFFSLIFLLVTTMTDPEHTLIKFVWVQIFLSIVVSLGLLSCIIAVVVIKIKGFHSIMVPRRDVSTSRFQMTVLWVFGVLSVTFSFLKSGHIVECIHIQGPNFTDDVHVMECVYYGIIFVLLPVQMLTLTYLTPYRFKRSLRIQYMILLVLASNLTMWVYALMDHNTNSKEKLGNDTWHTNCTNLTFTRMLHVSDQILPPIFLEYSMLAITMTQNLSMKWETYNDEREHEDIEIHSLTETNEVITSEESRDSTVQNDAETPLLSGSGTTVKRKQRQSVLFYISFMLSCLVGVSIFIGYIVRVTGHTQITKGWLLCLEFVVAIMMTVCTFTGYFLVTRDTRPPLKSKSISGGEYVFIISAIGALTGSLLRILASIKMEYPSSLFLPSRVMFCILCYLQTVLILHASRCNPKRHHRTTSLKGVLLLLSLYNCGIWIVDSFIIGSHPDLDKAENEILGPAMLKMSHNVCHPLDVFFRFASALELYELYKKFGT